A portion of the Krasilnikovia cinnamomea genome contains these proteins:
- a CDS encoding hotdog fold thioesterase has protein sequence MDTAANGMAELFGSSTGALGDRMGIEITEATPERIVGRMPVDGNTQPYGLLHGGASCVLAETLGSVGAALHGATVDRPYAVGVDINATHHKAVRSGVVTGVATPVHRGRTAVTYEIVISDSDGARVCTARLTCLLRGA, from the coding sequence GTGGACACAGCGGCGAACGGCATGGCCGAGCTTTTCGGCAGCAGCACCGGTGCGCTCGGCGACCGGATGGGCATCGAGATCACCGAGGCCACCCCCGAGCGGATCGTGGGCCGGATGCCGGTCGACGGCAACACCCAGCCGTACGGCCTGCTGCACGGCGGGGCGTCATGTGTGCTGGCCGAGACGCTGGGCTCGGTCGGCGCCGCTCTGCACGGCGCGACCGTGGACCGCCCGTACGCGGTGGGCGTGGACATCAACGCCACCCACCACAAGGCGGTGCGTTCCGGGGTCGTCACCGGCGTGGCCACGCCCGTGCACCGGGGCCGGACCGCGGTCACGTACGAGATCGTCATCTCCGACTCCGACGGCGCCCGGGTCTGCACGGCCCGCCTCACCTGCCTGCTCCGGGGGGCTTGA